One genomic window of Cygnus olor isolate bCygOlo1 chromosome 3, bCygOlo1.pri.v2, whole genome shotgun sequence includes the following:
- the NENF gene encoding neudesin: MAGGAGWLLLVALLAAAERELRFKPPPPPGEAPVRLFTEPELARYDGQQEGQPIYLAVKGVVFDVTSGKEFYGKGAPYNALVGKDSTRGVAKMSLDPADLTHDITGLTEEELKSLDDIFNNVYKAKYPIVGYTSRRILNEDGSPNLDFKPEDQPHFNIRDEF, translated from the exons atggcgggcggcgcggggtggctgctgctggtggcgcTGCTGGCGGCTGCCGAGCGGGAGCTGCGCTTCAagccgccgcctccgccgggCGAGGCCCCCGTGCGGCTTTTCACCGAGCCCGAGCTGGCCAGATACGACGGGCAGCAG gaaGGACAGCCCATCTACCTAGCAGTGAAAGGAGTAGTGTTTGATGTCACCTCTGGAAAAG AATTTTATGGAAAAGGAGCTCCATACAATGCTTTGGTTGGGAAAGACTCAACAAGAGGAGTTGCAAAGATGTCTCTGGATCCAGCAGATCTTACTCATGACATA ACAGGACTCACCGAAGAGGAGCTAAAGTCACTGGATGATATCTTCAATAATGTTTACAAGGCTAAATATCCAATTGTTGGCTATACTTCTCGAAGAATCCTGAATGAAGATGGCAGCCCCAATCTAGACTTTAAACCTGAAGATCAGCCACATTTCAACATCAGAGATGAGTTTTGA